The proteins below come from a single Oenanthe melanoleuca isolate GR-GAL-2019-014 chromosome Z, OMel1.0, whole genome shotgun sequence genomic window:
- the TMEM175 gene encoding endosomal/lysosomal proton channel TMEM175 isoform X1: protein MAAPRAVALGPEPGGSTQTSHRLLAYSDALLSIIATVMILPVAHTKIHPDQKLGESVQQLLLAKIAVYLMTFLIVTVAWAAHVRLFQVIEHIDDVLALLNLACMMIITFLPYTFSLMASFPGVPFGIFLFSVCAVVIGLIQAVIVAYGFYHPHLLNQQIQESANQNFYKRHILKIILRGPVLCFLAAIFSFFFIPLSYVLLGLVIVFPHLTRLITWCKTKILGHRAEEEEHHSLETFTFYLSEPLSKERVEAFSDGVYAIVATLLILDICEDNVPDPREVEEKFHGSLLEALSEYGPNYLAYFGSFVTIGLLWFVHHSLFLYVTKATRLMGLLNILSLAFIGGLPLAYQLTSEFAEKSHNEIEAIQVSCVITFFASIFQFAIWTTALLNEEETLHAFARYGGKEHAFMFAKLALYPCVSLGAFFLTCLLSEFSTAIFHLMQIVIPFAFLALRIFVRISLTAIKSVMSLSRRKVVLLEEEESCLSPNEMLS, encoded by the exons ATGGCGGCTCCGCGGGCTGTGGCGCTGGGCCCGGAGCCGGGCGGCAGCACGCAGACATCGCACCGGCTGCTGGCCTACAGCGACGCGCTGCTGTCCATCATCGCCACCGTGATG ATTTTGCCGGTGGCTCACACAAAGATACATCCTGACCAG aaattaGGCGAAAGTGTTCAGCAACTTCTTCTAGCAAAAATTGCAGTCTACTTGATGACCTTTTTAATAGTCACAGTGGCATGGGCAGCTCATGTAAG GTTGTTTCAGGTGATAGAACATATAGATGATGTCCTGGCTCTTCTAAATCTG GCTTGTATGATGATCATAACCTTCTTGCCATATACA ttttccttaATGGCCTCCTTTCCAGGGGTACCTTTTGGCATCTTCCTGTTCAGTGTCTGTGCTGTTGTCATTGGCCTTATACAG GCTGTGATAGTAGCATATGGATTCTATCACCCACACTTACTGAATCAACAGATACAGGAATCTGCAAATCAGAATTTCTATAAACGTCATATCTTAAAGATTATCCTAAGAGGACCAGTTTTATGCTTTTTAGCagccatcttttcttttttctttattcctttg TCTTATGTACTACTTGGACTCGTAATTGTTTTTCCGCATCTCACTCGATTAATTACATGGTGTAAAACCAAAATTCTTG GTCACAGAGCTGAAGAGGAGGAACATCACAGCTTAGAAACCTTCACTTTTTACCTCAGTGAGCCTCTGAGTAAGGAACGAGTAGAAGCATTCAGTGATGGAGTCTATGCTATTGTAGCAACCCTGCTCATTTTGGATATATG TGAAGACAATGTTCCTGATCCCAGAGAAGTTGAGGAGAAGTTCCATGGCAGTCTTCTTGAAGCTTTAAGTGAATATGGGCCAAACTACCTTGCTTACTTTGGGTCATTTGTTACAATTGGTCTCCTGTGGTTTGTCCATCACTCTCTTTTCCTTTATGTAACAAAAGCTACCCGATTAATGGGACTGCTCAACATCCTTTCATTGGCTTTCATTGGTGGGCTTCCACTCGCTTACCAGCTGACCAGTGAATTTGCAGAAAAGTCTCATAATGAAATAGAAGCCATTCAGGTCAGCTGCGTTATCACTTTCTTTGCCAGCATATTTCAGTTTGCAATATGGACTACAGCCCTTCTCAATGAAGAGGAAACTTTGCATGCCTTTGCTAGATATGGTGGCAAGGAGCATGCCTTCATGTTTGCCAAGCTGGCTCTCTACCCTTGCGTAAGCCTTGGGGCCTTCTTTCTGACTTGCTTGTTAAGTGAGTTTAGCACAGCAATTTTCCATCTTATGCAGATTGTAATCCCGTTTGCTTTTCTTGCCTTGCGCATTTTTGTTAGAATTTCTTTAACTGCCATAAAGTCTGTGATGTCTCTCTCCAGACGGAAGGTCGTATTGTTAGAAGAAGAGGAATCATGTTTGTCTCCAAATGAAATGCTGTCCTAA
- the TMEM175 gene encoding endosomal/lysosomal proton channel TMEM175 isoform X2, translating into MMIITFLPYTFSLMASFPGVPFGIFLFSVCAVVIGLIQAVIVAYGFYHPHLLNQQIQESANQNFYKRHILKIILRGPVLCFLAAIFSFFFIPLSYVLLGLVIVFPHLTRLITWCKTKILGHRAEEEEHHSLETFTFYLSEPLSKERVEAFSDGVYAIVATLLILDICEDNVPDPREVEEKFHGSLLEALSEYGPNYLAYFGSFVTIGLLWFVHHSLFLYVTKATRLMGLLNILSLAFIGGLPLAYQLTSEFAEKSHNEIEAIQVSCVITFFASIFQFAIWTTALLNEEETLHAFARYGGKEHAFMFAKLALYPCVSLGAFFLTCLLSEFSTAIFHLMQIVIPFAFLALRIFVRISLTAIKSVMSLSRRKVVLLEEEESCLSPNEMLS; encoded by the exons ATGATGATCATAACCTTCTTGCCATATACA ttttccttaATGGCCTCCTTTCCAGGGGTACCTTTTGGCATCTTCCTGTTCAGTGTCTGTGCTGTTGTCATTGGCCTTATACAG GCTGTGATAGTAGCATATGGATTCTATCACCCACACTTACTGAATCAACAGATACAGGAATCTGCAAATCAGAATTTCTATAAACGTCATATCTTAAAGATTATCCTAAGAGGACCAGTTTTATGCTTTTTAGCagccatcttttcttttttctttattcctttg TCTTATGTACTACTTGGACTCGTAATTGTTTTTCCGCATCTCACTCGATTAATTACATGGTGTAAAACCAAAATTCTTG GTCACAGAGCTGAAGAGGAGGAACATCACAGCTTAGAAACCTTCACTTTTTACCTCAGTGAGCCTCTGAGTAAGGAACGAGTAGAAGCATTCAGTGATGGAGTCTATGCTATTGTAGCAACCCTGCTCATTTTGGATATATG TGAAGACAATGTTCCTGATCCCAGAGAAGTTGAGGAGAAGTTCCATGGCAGTCTTCTTGAAGCTTTAAGTGAATATGGGCCAAACTACCTTGCTTACTTTGGGTCATTTGTTACAATTGGTCTCCTGTGGTTTGTCCATCACTCTCTTTTCCTTTATGTAACAAAAGCTACCCGATTAATGGGACTGCTCAACATCCTTTCATTGGCTTTCATTGGTGGGCTTCCACTCGCTTACCAGCTGACCAGTGAATTTGCAGAAAAGTCTCATAATGAAATAGAAGCCATTCAGGTCAGCTGCGTTATCACTTTCTTTGCCAGCATATTTCAGTTTGCAATATGGACTACAGCCCTTCTCAATGAAGAGGAAACTTTGCATGCCTTTGCTAGATATGGTGGCAAGGAGCATGCCTTCATGTTTGCCAAGCTGGCTCTCTACCCTTGCGTAAGCCTTGGGGCCTTCTTTCTGACTTGCTTGTTAAGTGAGTTTAGCACAGCAATTTTCCATCTTATGCAGATTGTAATCCCGTTTGCTTTTCTTGCCTTGCGCATTTTTGTTAGAATTTCTTTAACTGCCATAAAGTCTGTGATGTCTCTCTCCAGACGGAAGGTCGTATTGTTAGAAGAAGAGGAATCATGTTTGTCTCCAAATGAAATGCTGTCCTAA